ATGATGCCGAAGCTCAGCATGATGTAGACGAAGATGCCGAGCAGTATCCGGTAGCCCACGAAGAGGCCGTAGCTGTTTCTTGAGACATAGGCGAGGAACCAGCCGATGATCACATAGGCCACTGCGAAGCCCACAGCTGTGGCGAGCATCGTCTGGCCCATCGTGTAGGGACCGGTTTGCTCTCCGAATGCGCCGATCAGCTTATAGAGCCCAGAGCCGAAGACGGCCGGGATGGCAAGCAGGAAGGAATAGCGAGCCGCAGCCTCACGGGTGTAGCCCATGAGCAGGCCCGCGGTGATGGTGCCGCCGGACCGGGAGACCCCGGGCACCAGCGCCAACGCCTGCGCGAAGCCGAAAATGATGCCGTCGCGCACGCTCAGCCGATCCAGAGGTTTGCGCTGGGTGCCGACATGATCGGCGAAGCCCAGCAGGATGCCGAAAGCGATGAGCATCGTCGCCACCAGCCACAGGCTGCGGAAGGTGGACATGATGAAGTCCTCCAGCGCCAGTCCCAGCACGACGATCGGAATGGTGCCGACAATGATCAGCCAGCCCATCCGCGCATCGGGGGAGCTGTGGGAGCCCCGGCCGAGCACCGCTCTCCCCCAGGCGCCCAAGATCCTCAGGATGTCGCGCCAGAAGAACACCAGTACGGCCGCCTCGGTCCCGAGCTGGGTGATGGCGGTGAACGCCGCGCCGGGGTCATGGGCCCCCGGCAGGAACTCTCCGACGATCCTCAGGTGGGCGGAGGAAGAGACGGGCAGGAACTCCGTGAGGCCCTGAACCAGGCCGAGGATGATCGCTTCGATCCATTGCACCTGCTGAGACTACTCCCGCCGACACCGTGCCGGCGGCTACTGCTGGGGGGCGTTCTCACTTTCGAGAACGGTCTCGCCTGAGATGATCTCCTCGCGGAGGCGCTCCAGGTCATCACTGACCTGCTGAGGCACCTCGTCCTCGAACGTGTGGAACGGAGCCAGGCCTACGCCCTCGTTCTCGAGGTCCCCGATGTATGTCTCGTTGCTGAACCGGCCTGCCTCACCCTCCTCGATGGTGTCGTACACCGCCTCAGAGATCTGCTTCTTCACCGAGGTGAGGATGACGTCGCCGTAGCGGGTGGAGTGGTAGCCGTCGGAGTCCACCCAGATCATCGCCGCCTCCGCCTCGACGATCATGTCGCCGGCGCCCAGGCCGGCGTTGCCGGCGACCGGCATGATGATGTCAGCGCCCCAGGCCAGCAGCTGCTCGGTGACGAGCTCACCCTGGGTCGTGTCGGTGAAGTCCCCGGAGAAGGAGCCTTCCTGCGTCTCCTTGTCCCAGCCCACAAGCTCGACGTCCTCACCGTTGTCCTCGTTGTAGCGGTCCACGCCGTCGGCGAAGCCGTCCATGAACACGGCCACCGAGGGGAGCTGAATGCCGCCCCAGGTGCCCACGGTGCCTGACTCGGTCATGGCCGCGGCCAGGTAGCCGGCCAGGTAGGCGGCCTCACCGGTGTTGAACACCAGGGTCCTGGCGTTCTCGTGCTCCTCGGAGATGACCTCGTCGATGAGGGCGAACTCAGTGTCCGGCTGAGCCGCAGCTGTGGCGTTGATCGTCTCCTCGAGCATGAAGCCGACGCCGAAGATGAGGTCGCACTCAGCCTCAAGCATCTCCTCCATATTCGGCTCGTAGTCCCACTCATAGGTGGACTGGGCCTCGTCGTGCCCGATGCCGAAGTCGTCGACGGCGCGCATCACGCCCTCGTAGGCGGACTGGTTGAAGGATTCGTCGTCCCAGCCGCCCTGATCAGAGATGAGGCAGGCACCGTAATGGGCGTCCGAGGGGCGTACGTCAACCTCCTCCTCCTCCTCGGGCTCCTCCTCGTTGGCGCCGCCGCAGGCGGTCAGGACGAGGGCGGCAGTCGTTGCCAGGGCCGTTCCGACACGAGAAAATATGGAGTTCATTGTGGAGAGGGTCCTCAGTGGTGCGGGAGTGAAGAACTGCGTCGTTCCATCGCAATCCTAAGGAAAAAACTCTACCCCCTCCGCGTTGCCGGCGGGTGAACCGGGAACGGCGGGGAAAATCCGGCGTCATAAAGTGCTGCGGCCTGCGCCCGGCAGGTTCCGCCTAGACTCATGCGGATGAGCACATCTTCCAGCACCGACCCGGCAGCCCACCCGCGGACCTTCGCCTCGGACAACTACTCCGGGGCCCACCCCGAGGTGCTCGCCGCCGTCGCTGAGGCCAACGTCGGCCATGCCCCCGCCTATGGGGAGGATCCCTGGACCGCCCAGCTGCAGGAGCTGATCCGTGATCTGTTCGCCCCGGACGCCGTCGCCTGCCCTGTTTTCAACGGGACCGGGGCCAACGTGGTCGGCCTGCAGGCTGCCCTTCCCCGCTGGGGCGCGGTCATCTGCGCGGCCTCCGCGCACATCAACAGCGACGAGGGCGGGGCTCCGGAGAAGACCGCCGGCCTCAAGCTGCTCCCCGTGGAAGCGCCTGAGGGGAAGCTCACTCCAGAGCTGGTCGACAAGCACGCCTGGGGGTGGGGCGACCCGCACCGCGCCCAGCCGCTGGCTGTCTCCATCTCCCAGAGCACTGAGTTCGGAACCTGCTACACCCCCGGGGAGGTCCGAGCCCTCGCCGACCATGCGCACGAGAGCGGCATGATCCTGCATATGGACGGATCCCGGCTCGGCAACGCCGCTGCGCACCTGGGCACCGGCCTCGCAGCGATCACCAGCGACGCCGGCGTCGACATGCTCAGCCTCGGCGGAACCAAGAACGGTCTCCTCGGGGCCGAAGCCGTGGTCGTGCTCAGCCCGGAGTCTGCCCCCGGACTCGAGTACCTGCGGAAGTCCACCATGCAGCTGGGCTCCAAGATGCGGTTCGTCTCCGCTCAGCTGACGGCTCTGTACGGCGGCGACCTCTGGCAGCGCTCTGCAGGGCAGGCCAACGCGATGGCCGCACGGCTGCGCGCCGGGCTGGAGCAGGCCCCCGGCGTCGGACTGCCGGTGCCCACACAGTCCAACGTCGTCTTCGCCACTCTGCCTGCTGAGGCCAAGGCCCGGGCGCGGCAGGCCTTCCACTTCTACGACTGGCCCGGCGATCCTGCCCTCGTGCGGCTGATGTGCTCCTTCGACACCACCGCCGAGGATGTCGACGCGCTCCTCGCCGCGATCACCGGACAGCCCTGATGGCCGCAGATCAGAGCGGGCACGAGGAAGCCGCGTGGGTGAGCCTGGTGCGCAACGGCGCCCTGGTCGCCGTGGTGCTGCTGATGATCTGGCTGGCGTTCAACGCGGACCTGCCCGCGCTGGAGACGCTGCAGCAGATGGCCGCGGACTGGGGACTGCTGGGGATGGTCGCGTTCATCGGCCTGTACGCCGCAGTCGCCGTCACTCCCATCCCCGTCACCATTATGGCAACAGCCGCCGGAGTGCTCTACGGAGTGGGGCTGGGGAGCATCGTCGCGGTGATCGGCGTGACGATCGGTGCGT
The sequence above is drawn from the Nesterenkonia populi genome and encodes:
- a CDS encoding BMP family lipoprotein, encoding MNSIFSRVGTALATTAALVLTACGGANEEEPEEEEEVDVRPSDAHYGACLISDQGGWDDESFNQSAYEGVMRAVDDFGIGHDEAQSTYEWDYEPNMEEMLEAECDLIFGVGFMLEETINATAAAQPDTEFALIDEVISEEHENARTLVFNTGEAAYLAGYLAAAMTESGTVGTWGGIQLPSVAVFMDGFADGVDRYNEDNGEDVELVGWDKETQEGSFSGDFTDTTQGELVTEQLLAWGADIIMPVAGNAGLGAGDMIVEAEAAMIWVDSDGYHSTRYGDVILTSVKKQISEAVYDTIEEGEAGRFSNETYIGDLENEGVGLAPFHTFEDEVPQQVSDDLERLREEIISGETVLESENAPQQ
- a CDS encoding undecaprenyl-diphosphate phosphatase, with the protein product MQWIEAIILGLVQGLTEFLPVSSSAHLRIVGEFLPGAHDPGAAFTAITQLGTEAAVLVFFWRDILRILGAWGRAVLGRGSHSSPDARMGWLIIVGTIPIVVLGLALEDFIMSTFRSLWLVATMLIAFGILLGFADHVGTQRKPLDRLSVRDGIIFGFAQALALVPGVSRSGGTITAGLLMGYTREAAARYSFLLAIPAVFGSGLYKLIGAFGEQTGPYTMGQTMLATAVGFAVAYVIIGWFLAYVSRNSYGLFVGYRILLGIFVYIMLSFGIISA
- a CDS encoding threonine aldolase family protein is translated as MSTSSSTDPAAHPRTFASDNYSGAHPEVLAAVAEANVGHAPAYGEDPWTAQLQELIRDLFAPDAVACPVFNGTGANVVGLQAALPRWGAVICAASAHINSDEGGAPEKTAGLKLLPVEAPEGKLTPELVDKHAWGWGDPHRAQPLAVSISQSTEFGTCYTPGEVRALADHAHESGMILHMDGSRLGNAAAHLGTGLAAITSDAGVDMLSLGGTKNGLLGAEAVVVLSPESAPGLEYLRKSTMQLGSKMRFVSAQLTALYGGDLWQRSAGQANAMAARLRAGLEQAPGVGLPVPTQSNVVFATLPAEAKARARQAFHFYDWPGDPALVRLMCSFDTTAEDVDALLAAITGQP